The Geothrix oryzae DNA window GGCCTCCCGGGCCAGGCCCGGGGAACCCGGGGCCGGATAGTCCAGGGCATACAGCGCCTCGGGGAATCCCCCAAAATCGTGCATGACGCCCGGCCGCTCGGCCGAGGAGAGCCGGAACGGACCCGCGGCTTCCCAGTGGGCCGAGCAGACCAGGATGGCCCGCACGGGTGGCAGCCTCCGGCCGAGGTCCGAGACGGCCTGCCCCCAGGCGCCCCCATCCAGGGCGAGCATGGGGGATCCGTGCGCGAGGAACAGGGAGGGAAGCGGGGCCGAAGCGTCCATGGAGAAATCCTGGCAGGCCATTTTACATGTTTCAACTTCTTTTTTGCCTCTCGCGGTCGCGCTCTCCGGTGCCGATGGAGCAAGTGAGGGGATAAGCTAAAGTAGATCACTTTCTGGAGCCCGCATTGAACCTCAGGCTTGGCGTCAACATCGACCATGTGGCCACCCTCCGGCAGGCCCGGGGAGGGCATGAGCCCGAACCCGTCGCCGCCGCCCTGCTGGCCCAGAGCGCCGGGGCCCACGGCATCACGGTCCACCTCCGGGGCGATCGCCGCCACATCCAGGACCGCGACCTCCGTCTTCTCAAGGAGGTGCTGGCGGTGCCGCTGAATGTCGAGTGTGCGGCCACCCCCGAGGCCCTGGAGGCGGTCATTCCCGCCCGCCCCTCCTGGGTGACGCTGGTCCCCGAAAGCCGCGAGGAGCTCACCACCCAGGGCGGCCTGGATGCCATCTTCCTCCAGGGCATGCTGCGCCCCGTGCTGCGGGAACTGCGCAGCGCCGGCATCCGCGTGAGCCTGTTCGTGGATCCGGTGCTCGACCAGGTGAAGATGGCCGCCAAGCTCGAAGCCGATGCGGTGGAGCTGAACACGGGGGTCTACAGCGACCTGCCCATGGATTCCGACGCCACGGCGGAGCTGGCCCGCATCCGTGACGCCGCCCGCCTGGGCAGCCGCCTCGGCCTGCGCGTCCTGGCGGGCCACGGGCTGAATCTGCAGAATGTGGGTCCCATCGCGGCCATCCCCGAGGTCGAGGAGCTGAACATCGGGCACAGCCTCATCGGGAGGGCCGTGCTGGTGGGACTGGAGCGGGCCGTGGAGGAGATGCTCGGCGCCGTGGTGGAAGCCCGGCCGTGAGTACCGTCCTGGTGGTCGACGACGATTCCGAGGTCCGGCTGGTCCTCCGGGAATACATCGAGATGGCCGGGCATCGCGTCCTTGAGGCCACCGACGCGAGTTCCGCCCGCCGGGCCCTGGCTCAGGAGCCGGTGAACCTGGTGTTCCTGGATGTCCTGATGCCCGGCGAGAGCGGCGCCGCGCTGTGCCATTCCATCAAGGACGATCCGGAGTGCCAGGGCATCAAGGTCGTGCTCCTCACGGGCTACGACGGCGAGTCGGCCTGGCGGGAGGGGCTTCGCAGCGGTGCGGACATCTTCGCCGTGAAGCCCATCACCCGGGAACGGATCCATGTCCTGCTGCAGGAACTGCTCGCCCCGGTCGAGGGGCAGCCATGAGCAACCTGCGCGGCACCCTGGAAAGCATCTCCCTGACGGATGTGGCGCAGCTGCTCCATGTCAACCGCAAGACGGGCATGCTCCAAGTCAGCTCCGGCAAGGTGAGCGGCGTGCTGTATTTCTCGCGCGGCGAAGTGATCCATGCGGAGACCCTGTCCACCCGGGGCGAGCCCGCCGCCTTCGAGATCCTGGAGTGGGTGTCCGGCCAGTTCGAGTTCCTCACCACCCAGCTCCAGATCCCGGTGACGATCCGCCGCACGGTGCCCGACCTGCTCATGGATTCCGCGCGGATCCAGGACAGCCGGAAGCGCCTCAACACCATCTTCCCCCGCCTCACGGCGGTGCCCTGGCCCACCCTGCCGGCCCCGCAGCTCTTGGAGGGCCTCAAGCTCTTCGCCGAGGAACGCCGCGTCCTGCCCTTCTTCGACGGCTACCGCGACTTCCAGGAAATCATGGCGGCCTCCGGCCAGCACGATGTGGCCGTCCTCCAGGCGGCCTCCATCCTCAAGGACGCCGGCCGACTGGATGTGCTGGAGCCCGACGCCCATGTGGCCGTCACCCAGCTGAAGACGGGCCTCTTCCGCAAGGGGGACCACCTCGAACTGCCCAAGGCCATGGAGGGCTGGTGGACCGTGGTGGGGCCCTACCGCCACGGCGTCCGGAACCTGCGCATCATCTGGCCCAAGGGCCCGGCGGTGGAGCGGGTGGAGTTCGTGCCCGGCCTGCCCGACAAGCAGGTGGCCATCCCGCGAGAACTCATGCAGGCCTGGGGGCTGGCCGAAGGTACGCATGTGAAGGTGCGGCCCGCACCCTGAGGGCGCCCTGGAGTTTCCATGACCGATGCCCCCGACGACCAGATTCCGACCAGCGGCTCCGACGCCTTGGTGGCCGAGTTCCAGGCCCGCCGGGAGCGCCTTGACCAGCGGCTCATCACCCTCGAGGAGCTGATCGGGGACCTCCGCCGGGACCTCCAGGGGGATTCCCAGGCCAGCCTCCTGCGCCTGGCCCAGGCCGCCCGGGACATGGCCAACGGTCAGGTGTACCAAAAGATCGACATCGAGGCCAAGGGCGAACTGGGGGCGCTCGTCTCCAGCATCAACCAGACCCTCCTCAACCTGCAGCAGCTGGATGCCTCGGTGAAGCACCAGAGCACCCAGGTGCCGGAACTGGCTGCCCAGCTCGACGCCATCACCTCGGATACCGAAGAGGCCACCCAGAGCGTCATGAACCGCCTGGATAAGCTCATGGCCGCCAGCGACGACGCCACGCGAAGCCTCGAGGCCTGCCAGAAGGGCCTGAACGAACAGAGCCAGCGGCAGAGCCACCTGCAGGAGTCGGTCGCCGGCTTCCTGGACCGGGCCGCGGGCGGTGAAGATCGGACCGCCCTGGCCCAGGAAGTGCTCGAATTCCTCTTCGCCCAGCAGGTCACGGCTCCGGCCGCAGCGACGGACCTGGCCCCCACGAAGGCCCTGCTCCAGCAGGTGAGCGACGAGGCCTTCGAGATCCTCAACATCCTCCAGTTCCAGGACATCACGCGCCAGAAGATCGAGAAGGTCGTGATCCTCCTCAAGCAGTTCCAGAGCGGCCTCAACCGGCTGCTGGTGATCTTCAACATCCATTCCGGCGCCATGTCCGGCGAGGGCTTCGCCGAGCGCCGCGTGGCCACCCAGGACCACATCTTCGAGACCAGTCTGGAGGCCGACAGCCGCAAGGACAGCGTCGACGACATCATCGCCCAGTTCAAGAAGACCGGCGGAAACTGACGGCCGGGGCCCAGCCGATCAGACCAAACCGATCAGACCAGGACGATCTCCAGCTCTCCGATGCCCTCGATGCCGCAGCGCACACGGTCCCCTCGGACGATGGCGCCGACGCCGGAGGGCGTCCCGGTGAAGATGATGTCTCCCGGGGCCAGGGCCACATAAGACGACAGGTGGGCGATCACTTCGGCCACATTCCAGGTCATCTGGGCCAGGTCGCCGTGCTGCCGCTCCACGCCGTTCACCGACAGCCAGATGGCCCCGGAAGCCGGGTGGCCGAGGCGGGCCGCCGGCACGAGCGCCGAGACCGGCGCCGACTGGTCGAAGCCCTTGGCCATCTCCCAGGGTTGGCCCTTGTCCTTGAACTTCGCCTGGAGGTCCCGGCGCGTGAGATCGATCCCCACGGCGTACCCATAGACGCAGGCGAGGGCCTCCTCGGCTGGAATGTCCCGGCCCCCTCCGCCGAGGGCCACCACCAGCTCCGCCTCGTAGTGCAGGTTGGAGGTGATCGGCGGATAGGCGATCTCACCGCCGCCCGGCACCACGGCATCATGCGGTTTCCCGAAGAAGAACGGGGGCTCGCGGTTGGGATCGCCACCCATCTCCCGGGCGTGGTCCGCATAGTTCCGCCCCACGCAGTAGATGCGCCGGACCGGGAACAGAGGCTCCATGCCTTCGACCGGAATCGCAGGGCGGGGGGGGGTGGGGATGACGAACGCCATGGAATGCTCCTAGCCTTTGGCCCGGGGGTGGGCCTTCTCGTAGGTTCGGGCCAGTTCATCGAGGCCCAGGTGAGTGTAGCGCTGCGTGGTGCTGAGGCTGGCGTGGCCCAGCAGTTCCTGGATGGCCCGCAGGTCCATGCCGCGGTTCAGCAGGTGGGTGGCGAAGCTGTGCCGCAGCGCGTGGGGGCTGACGCGCGATCGCACGGAGGCGGCTTCCAGGGCCGTCCGGAGCAGCGCCCGCACGCTGGTCGGCGTGAGCCGCCCACCGCGCTGGTTCAGGAAGAGGGCCGCACTGGGCGGCAGCCCCCGGCTCGCCAGGAAGGCGGAGCGGAACCCGAGGTAGGCCGCGAGGATCTCCGCCGCTTGGGCATGGTAGGGCACCAGGCGCTCCTTGCGTCCCTTGCCCAGCACCCGCAGGGTGCGCTGGTCCGTCAGCAGATCCTGCAGATCGAGACCCACCAGTTCGGACACGCGCAGGCCCGAAGCATAGAGCAGTTCCAGCAGGCAGGTGAGGCGCGAGGAGGGGAAGTCGATGGCCGGCGGCAGGTCCAGGAGGGCCTGGCTTTCACCCTCCGTGAGGAAGGCCGGGAGCCGCTGGGGCTGCTTCGGATTCCGTAGGCCGGAAGCGGGATTCTTGGCGATGCGCCGCGTCTCCCACAGCCAGCGGAAGAACCCCCGCACCGTGGAGAGGATGCGGGCCTGGCTGGCGGGATCGAGGCCGCGGTCCCCCAGCTCCAGAGCGAATCCCCGGACGGTGCGGGGACTGACCTCCCAGTCGTCCCACCGGCCGCGCACGGCGTGGTCGAGGAGCTTGTCCAGATCACCCTGCTGGGCCCGGGCGGTATGCGGCGACACGCCCCGGGCGCGCTGCTCCAGGTGGAAGGCCTGGATGCCCTCCCCCAGCGGCGCTGCGCCCTTCCCTGTTACCATGCCTTCACATCCCCCAAGTGTTTCGGAGTCATTGTGGCCCAGCCCATCGAAACCATTGCCCAGCTTTTCTATACGGCCGCGGAGAAGAACCTTCCCGATGCCCTGGCCGCGAAGCGCAATGGCGTCTATGAACCCATCTCCCACGCCGAGATCGTGGCCCGGGTCGAGCGTTTGGCCCTGGCCATGGCCGCCCGCGGCCTCAAGCCCGGAGACCGGGTAGCATTCATGTCGGAAAACCGCCCGGAGTGGGCCATCGCCGATTACGCCTGCGCCATCCTGGGCACTCCCGATGTCACCATCTACGCCACCCTGAACGCCGAGCAGGCGGCCTACATCCTGAAGGACAGCCAATCCCGGTGGGTGCTCTGCTCCACCCGGGAACAGCTCGACAAGGTGCTGGCCCACTGGGACGAGCTGCCGGCCCTGGAGGCCGCCGTGCTGATCGACGGCGAGCTCCCGGCGGTGACCGGCCGGAACCTGTTCCTCTGGTCGGACCTCCAGCGGGAAGGCCTGGCCATGGAGGCCCGCCGTCCCGAGGTCCGCGCCTGGGGCGAGCAGAGGAAGGCCTCGGACATCCTCACCCTCATCTACACCTCCGGCACCACGGGCGATCCCAAGGGCGCCATCCTCACGCACGGCAACCTCGTGTCCAATGTCCTCGCGGGGCGGGCCACGGTGGCGAACATCACCGATAACGAGCGGGCCCTGAGCTTCCTGCCCCTCACCCACATCTTCGAGCGCATGGCCGGCCACTTCCTCTGGTTCCATGTCGGCGCCTCCATCTACTACGCGGAGAGCGTCAGCACCGTCGCGGCCGACATGCTGGAAGTGCGGCCCACGCTCATGGCCTCGGTCCCCCGCATCTACGAGAAGATCTTCGCGAAGATCTACGACACCGTGTCCTCCGGCAGCTTCATCAAGCGCCTGATCTTCCACTGGGCCATGCTGGCCGGCCGCCAGGCAGTGCCCTACCTGCTGAAGGGCCAGGAGCCCCCCTCTTGGAAGGGCATGTGGTACCGCACGGCGAAGGCCGTCGTCTTCGAGAAGATCCGCCAGCGCACCGGGGGCCGGCTGAAGATCGCCGTCAGCGGCGGCGCCCCCCTCGGCGGGAAGATCATGGAGTTCTTCTGGATCCTCGGCATCCCCATCCTCGAGGGCTACGGCCTGACGGAGACCAGCCCGATCATCACCGTGAACCGCTTCGGCGAGGTCATCCCCGGCTGCGTGGGCCGCCCGCTCTACAAGGAGTGGAACGGCCGGCCCTTCGTGAAGATCGCGGAAGATGGCGAGATCCTCTGCCAGGGGCCGAACATCATGGTGGGGTACTGGAACAACGAGAAGGCCACCCAGGAGGCCATCGACGCCGACGGCTACTTCCACACCGGCGACATCGGGCACTTCGACGACGAAGGGCGCCTGTACATCACCGACCGCAAGAAGGAGCTCCTCGTCACGAGCGGGGGCAAGAAGGTGGCCCCCCAGCCCATCGAGAACCAGCTCAAGGTGGACAAGTACATCTCCCAGGCCGTGCTCATCGGCGACCAGCGGAACTTCATCACCGCGCTCATCGTCCCCAATTTCGACAGCCTGGTGCGGTGGGCGGGCTACAAGAAGATCGCCTTCAAGTCCCATGCCGAGCTCATCAAGAATCCGCTCGTGGTCGCCAAGGTGGGCAGCCGGGTCGAGCGGGTGAACGAGCACCTCTCCAACTACGAGCGCGTCAAGAAAATCGTCCTGCTGGACCAGGAGATGACCCTCGAAGGCGGGCAGCTGACGCCCTCCCTCAAGGTGAAGCGGCGGGTCGTGAATCAGATGTACGCCGATCAGATCGAGGGAATGTACACCGAGCTCAAGGGCTGATCCGGTACCGGCGGGCCGGCACTGGGGGAAATCCCTACCCCGGCCGGCTCCCCCTGAAACCGCCCGGGAGCCACCTCTGATAGGCTGGACGGT harbors:
- a CDS encoding pyridoxine 5'-phosphate synthase; protein product: MNLRLGVNIDHVATLRQARGGHEPEPVAAALLAQSAGAHGITVHLRGDRRHIQDRDLRLLKEVLAVPLNVECAATPEALEAVIPARPSWVTLVPESREELTTQGGLDAIFLQGMLRPVLRELRSAGIRVSLFVDPVLDQVKMAAKLEADAVELNTGVYSDLPMDSDATAELARIRDAARLGSRLGLRVLAGHGLNLQNVGPIAAIPEVEELNIGHSLIGRAVLVGLERAVEEMLGAVVEARP
- a CDS encoding response regulator, whose protein sequence is MSTVLVVDDDSEVRLVLREYIEMAGHRVLEATDASSARRALAQEPVNLVFLDVLMPGESGAALCHSIKDDPECQGIKVVLLTGYDGESAWREGLRSGADIFAVKPITRERIHVLLQELLAPVEGQP
- a CDS encoding DUF4388 domain-containing protein; translation: MSNLRGTLESISLTDVAQLLHVNRKTGMLQVSSGKVSGVLYFSRGEVIHAETLSTRGEPAAFEILEWVSGQFEFLTTQLQIPVTIRRTVPDLLMDSARIQDSRKRLNTIFPRLTAVPWPTLPAPQLLEGLKLFAEERRVLPFFDGYRDFQEIMAASGQHDVAVLQAASILKDAGRLDVLEPDAHVAVTQLKTGLFRKGDHLELPKAMEGWWTVVGPYRHGVRNLRIIWPKGPAVERVEFVPGLPDKQVAIPRELMQAWGLAEGTHVKVRPAP
- a CDS encoding protein phosphatase CheZ — its product is MTDAPDDQIPTSGSDALVAEFQARRERLDQRLITLEELIGDLRRDLQGDSQASLLRLAQAARDMANGQVYQKIDIEAKGELGALVSSINQTLLNLQQLDASVKHQSTQVPELAAQLDAITSDTEEATQSVMNRLDKLMAASDDATRSLEACQKGLNEQSQRQSHLQESVAGFLDRAAGGEDRTALAQEVLEFLFAQQVTAPAAATDLAPTKALLQQVSDEAFEILNILQFQDITRQKIEKVVILLKQFQSGLNRLLVIFNIHSGAMSGEGFAERRVATQDHIFETSLEADSRKDSVDDIIAQFKKTGGN
- a CDS encoding fumarylacetoacetate hydrolase family protein: MAFVIPTPPRPAIPVEGMEPLFPVRRIYCVGRNYADHAREMGGDPNREPPFFFGKPHDAVVPGGGEIAYPPITSNLHYEAELVVALGGGGRDIPAEEALACVYGYAVGIDLTRRDLQAKFKDKGQPWEMAKGFDQSAPVSALVPAARLGHPASGAIWLSVNGVERQHGDLAQMTWNVAEVIAHLSSYVALAPGDIIFTGTPSGVGAIVRGDRVRCGIEGIGELEIVLV
- a CDS encoding tyrosine-type recombinase/integrase is translated as MVTGKGAAPLGEGIQAFHLEQRARGVSPHTARAQQGDLDKLLDHAVRGRWDDWEVSPRTVRGFALELGDRGLDPASQARILSTVRGFFRWLWETRRIAKNPASGLRNPKQPQRLPAFLTEGESQALLDLPPAIDFPSSRLTCLLELLYASGLRVSELVGLDLQDLLTDQRTLRVLGKGRKERLVPYHAQAAEILAAYLGFRSAFLASRGLPPSAALFLNQRGGRLTPTSVRALLRTALEAASVRSRVSPHALRHSFATHLLNRGMDLRAIQELLGHASLSTTQRYTHLGLDELARTYEKAHPRAKG
- a CDS encoding AMP-dependent synthetase/ligase → MAQPIETIAQLFYTAAEKNLPDALAAKRNGVYEPISHAEIVARVERLALAMAARGLKPGDRVAFMSENRPEWAIADYACAILGTPDVTIYATLNAEQAAYILKDSQSRWVLCSTREQLDKVLAHWDELPALEAAVLIDGELPAVTGRNLFLWSDLQREGLAMEARRPEVRAWGEQRKASDILTLIYTSGTTGDPKGAILTHGNLVSNVLAGRATVANITDNERALSFLPLTHIFERMAGHFLWFHVGASIYYAESVSTVAADMLEVRPTLMASVPRIYEKIFAKIYDTVSSGSFIKRLIFHWAMLAGRQAVPYLLKGQEPPSWKGMWYRTAKAVVFEKIRQRTGGRLKIAVSGGAPLGGKIMEFFWILGIPILEGYGLTETSPIITVNRFGEVIPGCVGRPLYKEWNGRPFVKIAEDGEILCQGPNIMVGYWNNEKATQEAIDADGYFHTGDIGHFDDEGRLYITDRKKELLVTSGGKKVAPQPIENQLKVDKYISQAVLIGDQRNFITALIVPNFDSLVRWAGYKKIAFKSHAELIKNPLVVAKVGSRVERVNEHLSNYERVKKIVLLDQEMTLEGGQLTPSLKVKRRVVNQMYADQIEGMYTELKG